From the genome of Pseudomonas sp. TMP9, one region includes:
- a CDS encoding GntR family transcriptional regulator encodes MTFKAPDSLAEQIAHHLAERIIRGELKARERIQEQKVTQALNVSRGSVREALLILERRHLIVIPPRRGAQVAELTPHNVKSLYALVIELYILLGKAVADSWQVEADLQPFLVIQQGLQDSLQRQDINSFVEGSFDVMRAALPFCNNPYLQETLENLLPAISRTYHLALERRRSEMGQFINTFAALLQAIISRDHQAIRQVLLGYGERNCQLVLAALAEA; translated from the coding sequence ATGACGTTTAAGGCACCGGATAGCCTCGCTGAGCAGATTGCTCATCACCTTGCAGAACGCATCATCCGTGGTGAGTTAAAAGCGCGTGAACGTATTCAAGAACAAAAAGTCACCCAGGCACTCAATGTCAGCCGGGGTTCGGTGCGCGAAGCCCTGCTGATCCTAGAACGTCGTCACTTGATCGTAATTCCCCCACGTCGCGGGGCCCAAGTGGCTGAGCTGACGCCGCACAATGTCAAAAGTCTGTATGCGCTGGTGATAGAGCTATACATCCTGCTCGGTAAAGCCGTGGCTGATAGCTGGCAGGTGGAGGCTGATTTGCAGCCGTTTCTAGTGATTCAGCAGGGCTTGCAGGACAGCCTGCAGCGTCAGGACATCAACAGCTTTGTAGAAGGCAGTTTCGATGTGATGCGCGCAGCGTTGCCGTTTTGCAACAATCCCTACCTGCAAGAAACCTTAGAAAACCTGCTGCCGGCGATTAGCCGCACCTATCACCTTGCGTTAGAGCGGCGCAGAAGCGAAATGGGCCAGTTCATCAATACCTTTGCAGCCTTGTTGCAGGCCATTATCAGTCGCGACCATCAGGCCATCCGCCAGGTATTGCTCGGCTACGGTGAGCGCAACTGCCAGCTGGTGCTGGCTGCATTGGCTGAGGCCTAA
- the smc gene encoding chromosome segregation protein SMC, with product MRLKCIKLAGFKSFVDPTTVSFPSNMAAVVGPNGCGKSNIIDAVRWVMGESSAKNLRGESMTDVIFNGSNTRKPVSQASIELIFDNSDGTLTGEYAGYNEISIRRRVTRDSQNTYFLNGTKCRRRDITDIFLGTGLGPRSYSIIEQGMISKLIEAKPEDLRNFIEEAAGISKYKERRRETETRIRRTHENLARLTDLREELERQLERLHRQAQSAEKYQQYKAEERQLKAQLTALRWQALNEQVGQREALISNQEIAFEALVAEQRNADASIERLRDGHHELSERFNVVQGRFYSVGGDIARIEQSIQHGQQRLRQLHDDLNDAERARLETESHLGHDRSLLATLAEELEMLLPEQELTAAAAEESAVVLEASESAMQAWQVQWDGFNQRSAEPRRQADVQQSRIAQLEQSLERLAERQRRLTDELQQLAADPQDAAIIELSEQIAASDIGLEALQREEEQQTERLQQLRTDLQQAGQSQQQAQGELQRLNGRLASLEALQQAALDPGKGAGDWLHEQHLSERARMADGLQVEAGWELAVETVLGADLQAVLLDDFQGLDFSGLSQGDLRLASPRKSGVRVAGSLLDKVQTSVDLAPWLSKVKPVQSLEQALAARLTLADDESLISQDGYWVGRYFLRVRRASDEQSGVLARGQEIQGLSLEREEREATLDLLDQRLEQLRDSQQVQEEQREQQRRQAQDQARHLGELKAQLSAGQAKVEQLTLRRSRLDSEQVALAEQRESEHEQLGESRLYLQEALDAMASDNEQRESLLASRDSLRERLDRIRQDARQHKDHAHQLAVRLGSLKAQHDSTQQALHRLELQAERLHEKREQLNLNLGEGEAPLEELRMKLEEQLDKRMAVEDELKLARLALEDADRELRDVEKRRTLAEQQAQLVRGQLEQQRMDWQALSVRRKALQDQLLEDNYDLHGVLVSLPAEAGETVWEEELERLSARIQRLGPINLAAIDEYQQQSERKQYLDAQNADLVEALDTLENVIRKIDKETRNRFKETFDQINSGLQALFPKVFGGGNAYLELTGEDLLDTGVTIMARPPGKKNSTIHLLSGGEKALTALALVFAIFKLNPAPFCMLDEVDAPLDDANVGRYARLVKEMSATVQFIYITHNKIAMEMADQLMGVTMHEPGCSRLVAVDVEQALALVES from the coding sequence ATGCGCCTTAAGTGCATCAAGCTCGCCGGGTTTAAGTCTTTTGTTGACCCGACCACCGTGAGCTTCCCCAGCAACATGGCCGCAGTGGTTGGGCCAAACGGCTGCGGCAAGTCGAATATTATCGATGCCGTGCGCTGGGTGATGGGCGAGAGTTCGGCGAAGAACCTGCGCGGCGAGTCGATGACTGACGTCATCTTCAACGGCTCCAACACCCGCAAACCGGTGAGCCAGGCGTCTATTGAGCTGATTTTCGACAACTCTGACGGCACCCTGACCGGCGAATATGCAGGCTATAACGAAATCTCCATCCGCCGCCGGGTAACCCGCGACAGTCAGAACACCTATTTTTTAAACGGCACTAAGTGCCGTCGGCGCGATATTACCGACATCTTCCTCGGCACTGGCCTGGGGCCGCGCAGTTACTCGATCATCGAGCAAGGCATGATCAGTAAATTGATCGAGGCCAAGCCCGAAGACCTGCGTAACTTTATTGAAGAAGCCGCCGGCATCTCAAAATATAAGGAACGACGCCGCGAGACCGAAACGCGCATTCGTCGCACCCATGAGAACCTGGCGCGCCTTACCGACCTGCGTGAAGAGCTGGAGCGTCAACTTGAGCGCCTGCATCGTCAGGCTCAATCAGCAGAAAAATATCAGCAATACAAAGCCGAGGAACGCCAACTCAAGGCACAACTGACAGCTTTACGCTGGCAGGCGTTGAATGAGCAGGTGGGTCAGCGTGAAGCGCTGATCAGTAACCAAGAAATTGCTTTTGAAGCCTTGGTGGCTGAGCAACGCAACGCCGATGCCAGCATCGAGCGCTTGCGTGATGGCCATCATGAGCTCAGTGAACGCTTTAACGTGGTCCAGGGTCGGTTCTATTCGGTGGGCGGTGATATCGCCCGAATTGAGCAAAGCATTCAGCATGGCCAGCAGCGCCTGCGCCAGTTGCACGATGACCTTAACGACGCCGAACGTGCGCGCCTGGAAACCGAATCCCACCTCGGTCATGACCGTAGCTTACTGGCGACTCTGGCCGAGGAGCTGGAGATGCTCCTGCCAGAGCAAGAGCTGACCGCCGCGGCGGCTGAAGAGTCCGCCGTTGTGCTGGAGGCATCTGAAAGCGCCATGCAGGCCTGGCAGGTGCAGTGGGATGGCTTTAATCAGCGCAGCGCTGAACCACGCCGCCAAGCCGACGTGCAGCAATCGCGGATTGCCCAGCTGGAGCAAAGCCTTGAGCGCCTTGCCGAGCGTCAGCGTCGCCTCACTGATGAACTGCAGCAACTGGCCGCGGACCCACAAGATGCCGCGATTATCGAATTGAGCGAGCAGATTGCCGCAAGCGACATCGGTCTCGAGGCGTTACAGCGTGAGGAAGAGCAGCAGACTGAACGTCTGCAGCAGTTGCGCACTGACTTGCAGCAAGCCGGTCAGTCCCAGCAACAGGCGCAAGGCGAGCTGCAGCGCTTAAATGGTCGCCTGGCCTCGCTGGAGGCCTTGCAGCAAGCTGCCCTTGATCCAGGCAAAGGTGCCGGCGATTGGCTGCATGAACAGCACCTGAGTGAACGTGCGCGCATGGCCGATGGCCTGCAAGTGGAAGCTGGCTGGGAATTGGCGGTGGAAACCGTCTTAGGCGCCGACCTGCAAGCTGTCTTATTGGATGATTTTCAGGGGCTGGATTTCTCAGGCTTAAGCCAAGGCGATTTGCGCCTTGCCAGCCCACGCAAAAGCGGTGTGCGGGTTGCTGGCAGCCTGCTGGACAAGGTCCAAACCAGTGTCGACTTAGCGCCTTGGCTGAGCAAGGTCAAACCGGTACAGAGTTTGGAGCAAGCCTTGGCTGCTCGGCTAACGCTGGCCGATGACGAAAGCCTTATCAGCCAAGATGGTTATTGGGTTGGCCGATATTTTTTGCGCGTGCGCCGCGCCAGTGACGAGCAAAGTGGTGTGCTGGCCCGAGGTCAGGAAATTCAAGGGCTGAGCCTTGAGCGTGAAGAACGTGAAGCAACCTTAGACTTACTCGACCAACGTTTAGAGCAATTACGCGACAGTCAGCAGGTTCAGGAAGAGCAGCGTGAGCAGCAGCGTCGCCAAGCGCAGGATCAAGCGCGGCATCTTGGTGAGCTAAAAGCTCAGCTCTCGGCCGGGCAAGCCAAGGTTGAGCAGCTGACCCTCAGACGCAGCCGTTTGGACAGTGAGCAGGTAGCTCTGGCCGAACAACGCGAGAGCGAACATGAACAACTGGGTGAGTCGCGGCTGTACTTGCAAGAGGCCTTGGATGCCATGGCCAGCGACAACGAGCAGCGTGAAAGCCTGCTGGCCAGCCGCGACAGCTTGCGTGAACGGCTTGATCGGATTCGTCAGGACGCTCGCCAACACAAGGACCATGCGCACCAACTGGCCGTGCGTTTAGGGTCGCTGAAAGCTCAGCATGACTCGACTCAGCAAGCGTTGCACCGCCTTGAGCTGCAAGCCGAGCGTTTGCATGAAAAACGTGAACAACTCAACCTCAACCTAGGTGAGGGCGAAGCGCCGCTGGAAGAGCTGCGCATGAAGCTTGAGGAGCAGCTCGACAAACGCATGGCGGTAGAAGATGAGCTCAAACTGGCGCGTCTGGCCTTGGAAGATGCAGACCGTGAACTGCGCGACGTGGAAAAGCGGCGCACCCTGGCCGAACAGCAAGCGCAGCTCGTGCGCGGCCAGCTTGAGCAACAGCGCATGGACTGGCAGGCTTTAAGCGTGCGGCGTAAAGCGCTGCAGGACCAATTGCTGGAAGACAATTACGACCTGCATGGTGTGCTGGTAAGCCTGCCAGCTGAGGCCGGCGAAACGGTTTGGGAAGAAGAGCTGGAGCGTTTGTCGGCGCGCATTCAGCGCCTTGGCCCGATTAACCTAGCGGCAATCGATGAATACCAGCAACAGTCAGAGCGGAAGCAGTATCTGGATGCGCAAAATGCTGACCTGGTGGAAGCGCTGGACACCCTGGAAAACGTCATCCGCAAGATCGACAAAGAAACGCGCAACCGCTTTAAAGAAACCTTTGATCAAATCAACAGTGGCTTACAGGCGCTATTCCCGAAAGTCTTTGGCGGCGGCAACGCCTACTTGGAGCTGACTGGCGAAGACCTGCTGGATACGGGCGTCACCATCATGGCCCGGCCGCCAGGTAAGAAAAACAGCACCATTCACCTGCTCTCTGGTGGTGAAAAAGCGCTGACCGCGCTGGCGTTGGTGTTTGCCATCTTTAAACTCAATCCTGCGCCTTTCTGCATGCTCGATGAAGTGGATGCGCCGTTGGATGATGCCAACGTTGGGCGTTATGCCCGGCTTGTTAAAGAGATGTCAGCAACTGTGCAGTTCATCTATATCACCCACAACAAAATTGCTATGGAGATGGCCGATCAATTGATGGGCGTCACTATGCATGAGCCCGGTTGTTCGCGTTTGGTGGCTGTGGATGTCGAGCAAGCGCTGGCGCTGGTGGAGTCCTGA
- the zipA gene encoding cell division protein ZipA, translated as MEFGLREWLIVIGIIVIAGILFDGWRRMRGGKGKLKFKLDRNLSNLPDDDSDPDLLSSPRVIDRNNDPGFDEKDLPPLSARELNRRRTGEPQQGDLNLGVEEPVPTLLNPVDDEPEKTAGQAKEANKPLPPVEEVLVINVIARDEEGFKGPALLQNILESGLRFGEMDIFHRHESMAGNGEVLFSMANALKPGTFDLDDIEGFSTRAVSFFLGLPGPRHPKQAFDVMVAAARKLAHELNGELKDDQRSVMTAQTIEHYRQRIVEYERKQLTNKR; from the coding sequence ATGGAATTCGGTCTGCGCGAGTGGCTGATAGTCATCGGCATTATTGTCATTGCCGGCATCCTCTTTGATGGCTGGCGGCGAATGCGCGGTGGCAAGGGCAAACTCAAGTTCAAACTTGATCGCAATTTGTCTAACTTGCCAGATGATGATAGCGACCCTGATCTGTTGAGTTCGCCCCGGGTGATTGATCGCAACAATGACCCCGGCTTTGATGAAAAAGACCTGCCTCCACTGAGTGCCCGTGAATTGAACCGCCGCCGTACTGGTGAGCCACAACAAGGTGACCTCAATCTGGGTGTAGAAGAGCCCGTGCCCACGCTGCTTAATCCGGTTGATGATGAGCCTGAGAAAACCGCTGGCCAAGCCAAAGAAGCCAACAAGCCCTTACCGCCGGTTGAAGAAGTACTGGTGATCAATGTTATCGCCCGCGACGAAGAGGGCTTTAAAGGCCCAGCGTTGCTGCAAAATATTCTCGAAAGTGGTCTGCGATTTGGCGAGATGGACATCTTCCATCGTCACGAAAGCATGGCCGGCAATGGCGAGGTATTGTTTTCTATGGCCAACGCCTTGAAGCCTGGCACCTTTGATCTCGACGATATCGAAGGTTTCAGCACGCGCGCTGTAAGTTTCTTCCTCGGCCTGCCGGGGCCGCGTCATCCCAAACAAGCATTTGATGTGATGGTGGCGGCCGCGCGTAAGTTAGCCCATGAACTCAATGGCGAGTTAAAGGATGACCAGCGCAGCGTTATGACGGCGCAAACCATCGAGCACTATCGTCAGCGCATCGTCGAGTATGAGCGTAAGCAACTGACCAACAAGCGCTGA
- a CDS encoding glutathione peroxidase: MRRFPLLVMVMFSAWVSSAQAAECPALLQGELQKLRSQERIDLCETFAGKPLVVVNTASFCGFTPQFKGLEALYQRYKDQGLQVLGVPSDDFRQEADSSEETAKICYVNYGVTFPMTETQRVTGADAVPLFKALTAQSEAPGWNFTKYVVDAQGNVVASFSSGTSPDDPALLAAVKQAIASQR, encoded by the coding sequence ATGCGGCGTTTCCCTCTACTTGTAATGGTCATGTTCAGCGCTTGGGTCAGTTCTGCGCAGGCTGCTGAATGCCCCGCGCTGCTGCAGGGCGAATTGCAAAAGCTGCGCAGCCAGGAACGTATCGACCTATGTGAAACCTTTGCCGGCAAACCGCTGGTGGTGGTTAACACCGCTAGTTTTTGCGGCTTTACTCCACAGTTCAAAGGCCTCGAAGCCCTCTATCAGCGCTACAAAGATCAGGGTCTACAGGTGCTCGGCGTACCCAGTGATGATTTTCGCCAAGAAGCTGACAGCAGCGAAGAAACGGCCAAAATCTGCTACGTCAATTACGGCGTAACCTTCCCCATGACTGAAACACAGCGCGTAACGGGCGCTGATGCGGTGCCACTGTTCAAGGCGCTCACGGCGCAAAGCGAGGCGCCTGGCTGGAATTTCACCAAATACGTTGTGGATGCTCAAGGCAATGTTGTGGCCAGCTTCTCCAGTGGCACCAGCCCGGATGACCCAGCCCTGCTGGCGGCCGTCAAACAGGCGATTGCCTCGCAGCGCTGA